In Mesorhizobium sp. 113-3-3, a genomic segment contains:
- the oiaX gene encoding 3-oxo-isoapionate-4-phosphate decarboxylase OiaX has product MITLTYRIETPESIEALAAKIASDQSTGTFVALPGETEELKARVAARVLAIRHLPDAVQPSIPEAGNGPFKRADVDIAFPFDAIGTDLSALMTIAIGGTYSIKGLSGIRIVDMKLPDDYRGAHPGPQFGVAGSRKLTGVEGRPIIGTIVKPALGLRPPQTAAMVGELIEAGVDFIKDDEKLMSPIYSPLAERVKTIMPLILDHEQKTGRKVMYAFGISHADPDEMMRNHDLVAEAGGNCAVININSIGFGGMAYLRKRSSLVLHAHRNGWDILTRHPGLGMDFKVWQQFWRLLGVDQFQINGIASKYWEPDASFIESFKAVTTPIFSPDDCALPVAGSGQWGGQAPETYERTGRTVDLLYLCGGGIVSHPDGPGAGVRAVQQAWQAAVEGIPLADYARSHAELARSIEKFGDGKAA; this is encoded by the coding sequence ATGATCACCCTCACCTATCGCATCGAAACGCCTGAAAGCATCGAGGCCCTGGCGGCCAAGATCGCCAGCGATCAGTCGACCGGCACCTTCGTCGCGCTGCCCGGCGAAACAGAGGAACTGAAGGCCCGGGTGGCGGCGCGCGTCCTGGCGATCCGGCATCTACCCGACGCCGTGCAGCCCTCCATTCCGGAAGCCGGCAATGGACCATTCAAGCGCGCCGATGTCGACATCGCCTTTCCCTTCGACGCTATCGGCACCGACCTCTCAGCGCTGATGACCATCGCCATCGGCGGCACCTATTCCATCAAGGGCCTGTCGGGCATCCGCATCGTCGACATGAAGCTGCCTGATGACTATCGCGGCGCCCATCCCGGCCCGCAGTTCGGCGTCGCCGGCAGCCGCAAGCTGACCGGCGTCGAGGGACGCCCGATCATCGGCACCATCGTCAAGCCCGCGCTGGGCTTGCGGCCACCCCAGACGGCCGCGATGGTGGGCGAACTGATCGAGGCCGGTGTCGATTTCATCAAGGACGACGAAAAGCTGATGAGCCCGATCTATTCGCCGCTGGCCGAGCGGGTGAAAACGATCATGCCGCTGATCCTCGACCATGAGCAGAAGACCGGCAGGAAGGTGATGTATGCCTTCGGCATCTCGCATGCCGATCCCGACGAGATGATGCGCAACCACGATCTGGTGGCGGAGGCCGGCGGCAATTGCGCGGTGATCAACATCAACTCCATCGGCTTCGGCGGCATGGCCTACTTGAGAAAGCGCTCCAGCCTGGTGCTGCACGCCCATCGCAACGGCTGGGACATCCTCACCCGCCACCCCGGCCTCGGCATGGATTTCAAGGTGTGGCAGCAGTTCTGGCGATTGCTCGGCGTCGACCAGTTCCAGATCAACGGCATCGCTTCAAAATATTGGGAGCCGGATGCATCCTTCATCGAATCCTTCAAGGCAGTGACGACGCCGATCTTTTCGCCTGATGATTGCGCGCTGCCGGTCGCAGGGTCCGGCCAGTGGGGCGGGCAGGCGCCCGAGACCTACGAACGAACCGGCCGCACGGTCGACCTGCTCTATCTCTGCGGCGGTGGCATCGTCAGCCATCCGGATGGGCCAGGCGCCGGCGTGCGCGCCGTCCAGCAGGCCTGGCAGGCCGCTGTCGAAGGCATCCCGCTGGCGGACTATGCCCGCAGCCATGCCGAGCTCGCGCGCTCGATCGAAAAGTTCGGCGACGGTAAGGCAGCGTGA
- a CDS encoding four-carbon acid sugar kinase family protein, giving the protein MQNLLLSYYGDDLTGSTDVMEALELGGVPTVLFMRQPDQHLLSRFAQCRAVGLAGTSRSETPQWMDENLAPAFKWLKTLEATVCHYKICSTFDSSPAIGSIGRAIEIGRRVFDQKSVPLVVGAPQLKRYTAFGNLFAAFRGTYFRIDRHPVMSRHPVTPMKEADLLVHLHRQTDLGSGLVDLAALQADGLSQTVDQALQDKEIVLFDVESRQTQTRVGEQIWRICEQGHGFVVGSSGVEYALLAEWAGKGIAAGHASFVPPGPVDRLAVVSGSVSPTTEKQIRFALANGFDGVQMDAMQLVSDGAGGAIERAVASGLASLAAGRSVILYTALGPQADRSAEIDHIEGARNRLGRALGDILRRLVLEQKLGRAVIAGGDTSSHALGQLSIDALTVRMPLPQSPGSPLCIAHGGEVDGLEIALKGGQVGTDRYFSAIRDGLGG; this is encoded by the coding sequence ATGCAGAACCTGCTGCTTAGCTACTATGGCGACGACCTCACTGGCTCGACCGATGTCATGGAGGCACTCGAGCTTGGCGGCGTGCCTACCGTGCTGTTCATGCGCCAACCCGACCAGCACCTGCTGTCGCGGTTTGCGCAGTGCCGTGCGGTGGGACTGGCTGGCACGAGCCGCAGCGAGACGCCGCAATGGATGGACGAAAACCTGGCACCGGCCTTCAAATGGCTAAAAACCCTCGAAGCGACGGTTTGCCACTACAAGATCTGCTCGACCTTCGATTCCAGCCCGGCGATCGGCAGCATCGGACGCGCCATCGAGATCGGCCGGCGCGTCTTCGACCAGAAGAGCGTGCCGTTGGTTGTCGGAGCACCTCAGCTCAAACGCTACACGGCGTTCGGAAACCTCTTCGCGGCGTTTCGCGGCACCTATTTCCGTATCGACCGCCATCCCGTCATGAGCCGGCATCCGGTGACGCCGATGAAGGAGGCCGACCTGCTCGTCCACCTCCATCGCCAGACCGATCTCGGTTCCGGCCTTGTCGACCTGGCGGCGCTGCAGGCGGATGGCCTTTCGCAAACGGTCGACCAGGCCTTGCAGGACAAGGAGATCGTCCTGTTCGACGTCGAAAGCCGCCAGACGCAGACGCGCGTCGGCGAGCAGATCTGGCGGATTTGCGAACAAGGCCATGGTTTCGTCGTCGGATCCTCGGGCGTCGAATATGCACTGCTCGCCGAATGGGCCGGCAAAGGCATCGCCGCAGGGCACGCGTCCTTCGTGCCGCCCGGTCCGGTGGACCGGCTCGCCGTGGTCTCGGGCAGTGTGTCGCCAACCACCGAGAAGCAGATCCGCTTCGCGCTCGCCAATGGATTCGACGGCGTCCAGATGGATGCCATGCAGCTGGTTTCGGACGGCGCCGGGGGGGCAATCGAGCGCGCCGTCGCGAGCGGCCTGGCGAGCCTGGCAGCAGGGCGCAGCGTCATCCTCTACACCGCCCTCGGTCCGCAGGCCGACCGCAGTGCCGAGATCGACCATATCGAAGGCGCTCGTAACCGGCTTGGCCGGGCGCTCGGCGACATTCTGCGCCGGCTGGTCCTCGAGCAAAAACTCGGGCGCGCTGTGATCGCAGGCGGCGACACCTCCAGCCACGCGCTGGGACAGTTGTCCATCGATGCGCTGACCGTGCGCATGCCGCTGCCGCAATCACCGGGTTCACCGCTCTGCATTGCCCACGGCGGTGAGGTGGACGGCCTCGAAATCGCGCTGAAGGGCGGCCAGGTCGGAACCGATCGCTATTTTAGCGCCATTCGCGACGGCCTCGGAGGTTGA
- a CDS encoding ABC transporter ATP-binding protein → MSSVQIADVKKSYGATPVIHGVSVDIEDGEFVILVGPSGCGKSTLLRMIAGLETISGGEISIGERVVNHLQPKERDIAMVFQNYALYPQMTVAQNMGFALELAGAKKAEIKEKVDTAASILGLQPLLARYPRQLSGGQRQRVAMGRAIVRDPKVFLFDEPLSNLDAKLRVQMRSEIKALHQRLKSTIVYVTHDQIEAMTMADKIVVLNGGRIEQVGSPLELYDRPVNMFVAGFLGSPAMNFVEGTVRDDPHPGLELDDGSIIPLSAIPATAAGRRLVLGVRPEDIHIDSETGAAAKVIVVEPTGAETHLSAEMAGHELVCVLRERVTLKPDEIVMLSVRKSAVHFFDPASGSRI, encoded by the coding sequence ATGTCTTCTGTCCAGATCGCCGACGTGAAGAAGTCCTATGGCGCGACCCCCGTGATCCATGGGGTCAGCGTCGACATCGAAGATGGCGAGTTCGTCATCCTCGTCGGCCCTTCGGGTTGCGGAAAATCGACCCTGCTGCGCATGATAGCCGGGCTCGAAACCATCTCGGGGGGCGAGATTTCGATCGGCGAGCGGGTGGTCAACCATCTTCAGCCAAAGGAACGGGACATCGCCATGGTGTTCCAGAACTATGCGCTCTATCCGCAGATGACCGTCGCGCAGAATATGGGTTTCGCCCTCGAACTTGCCGGCGCCAAGAAAGCCGAGATCAAGGAAAAGGTAGACACGGCGGCATCGATCCTGGGGCTGCAGCCGCTGCTCGCACGCTATCCGCGCCAGCTGTCCGGCGGCCAGCGCCAACGCGTCGCCATGGGCCGGGCCATCGTGCGCGATCCCAAGGTGTTCCTGTTCGACGAACCGCTGTCGAACCTTGATGCCAAGCTGCGCGTGCAGATGCGATCCGAGATCAAGGCGCTGCACCAGCGGCTTAAATCGACCATCGTCTACGTCACCCATGATCAGATCGAGGCGATGACGATGGCCGACAAGATCGTGGTGCTCAATGGCGGCAGGATCGAGCAGGTCGGAAGCCCGCTCGAGCTCTACGATCGGCCGGTAAACATGTTCGTCGCCGGCTTCCTCGGATCGCCGGCGATGAATTTCGTCGAAGGAACAGTGCGCGATGATCCGCATCCCGGCCTCGAACTGGACGACGGATCAATCATCCCGCTGTCAGCCATTCCCGCCACCGCCGCAGGGCGGCGCCTCGTGCTGGGCGTGCGTCCGGAGGACATTCATATCGATAGCGAAACCGGTGCCGCGGCGAAGGTGATCGTCGTCGAGCCGACGGGCGCCGAGACGCATCTTTCGGCCGAAATGGCGGGCCACGAACTCGTCTGCGTGCTGCGCGAACGCGTCACTTTGAAGCCGGATGAGATCGTCATGCTTTCCGTACGAAAGTCAGCCGTACATTTCTTCGACCCGGCGTCGGGAAGCCGTATCTGA
- a CDS encoding DUF5060 domain-containing protein: protein MTDGTTVEKWDMFEIELKGPADGNPFVEIELSASFSQANRSIAVPGFYDGDGTYRIRFMPDNEGSWSYVTQSNSPLLAGNTGAFEAVAPAAGNHGPVRVRNKFHFAYADGTPYFPFGTTCYAWTHQPLEMQAETLATLKKARFNKLRMGVFPKDYPYNTNPALHSIFETGADGKEDFDRPNRVAFRHLETQVGALRNLGIEADIIIFHPYDRWGYADMSAAQDFRYVAYLAARLAAYRNVWWSLANEYDFLLDTKPMAQWDRYFHILEENDPYQHLKSIHNGEQSMNFDHRKPWVSHVCIQNWDVKRTPEWREAYGKPVVNDEPEYEGNIIQPWGNITAEELVHRFWLTVMRGGYAGHGETYMHPQDLIWWAKGGRLYGEAWKRIGFLRDVIEEDVSSGLEPMGHNTEWPWSRVSGASDGKLRYIYLGEHQPVVWSSGLPLQDGHYDIDIIDTWAMTVTPATKVPAPIPHPTRHGSVVRGGKADAAFGVELPGKPYQAIRVRPRR from the coding sequence ATGACCGACGGCACGACAGTCGAGAAATGGGACATGTTCGAGATCGAACTGAAGGGGCCTGCGGATGGCAATCCCTTTGTCGAGATCGAGTTGTCCGCCAGCTTTTCGCAAGCCAACCGCAGCATCGCGGTCCCGGGCTTTTACGATGGCGACGGCACTTACCGCATCCGTTTCATGCCGGACAATGAAGGCAGCTGGAGCTACGTCACGCAGTCCAACAGCCCGTTGCTGGCAGGCAATACCGGTGCCTTCGAGGCGGTGGCGCCGGCGGCGGGCAACCATGGCCCGGTGCGCGTGCGCAACAAATTCCATTTCGCCTACGCCGACGGCACACCCTACTTCCCGTTCGGAACCACTTGCTATGCCTGGACGCACCAGCCGCTCGAGATGCAGGCCGAGACGCTGGCAACGTTGAAGAAAGCGCGCTTCAACAAGCTGCGCATGGGTGTCTTCCCAAAGGACTATCCCTACAATACCAATCCGGCGCTGCATTCGATTTTCGAGACAGGGGCGGACGGCAAGGAGGATTTCGACCGGCCGAATCGGGTCGCCTTCCGCCACCTTGAGACGCAGGTGGGGGCACTGCGTAATCTCGGCATCGAGGCCGACATCATCATCTTCCATCCCTATGATCGGTGGGGCTACGCCGACATGAGCGCGGCTCAGGATTTCCGCTACGTCGCCTACCTCGCGGCACGGCTCGCGGCTTATCGCAACGTCTGGTGGTCGCTGGCGAACGAATACGATTTCCTGCTCGATACCAAGCCGATGGCGCAGTGGGACCGCTACTTCCATATCCTTGAGGAGAATGACCCCTACCAACATCTGAAATCCATCCACAATGGCGAGCAGTCGATGAATTTCGACCATCGCAAACCGTGGGTCAGCCATGTCTGCATCCAGAACTGGGACGTGAAACGAACACCCGAATGGCGAGAAGCCTATGGCAAGCCGGTCGTCAACGACGAGCCCGAATATGAAGGCAACATCATCCAGCCGTGGGGCAACATCACGGCCGAGGAGTTGGTGCACAGGTTCTGGCTCACCGTCATGCGCGGCGGTTATGCCGGGCACGGCGAAACCTACATGCACCCCCAGGATCTGATCTGGTGGGCCAAGGGCGGCCGGCTCTACGGCGAGGCGTGGAAGCGGATCGGCTTCCTGCGCGACGTCATCGAAGAGGACGTCAGCAGCGGGTTGGAGCCGATGGGCCACAACACCGAATGGCCCTGGAGCCGCGTCTCCGGCGCCAGCGACGGCAAGCTTCGTTACATCTATCTTGGCGAGCATCAGCCGGTCGTCTGGTCCTCCGGCCTACCGCTGCAGGATGGCCACTACGACATCGACATCATCGACACATGGGCCATGACGGTGACGCCGGCCACGAAAGTGCCGGCGCCGATACCGCATCCGACACGCCATGGCTCGGTCGTGCGTGGGGGCAAGGCGGACGCGGCTTTCGGGGTCGAGTTGCCCGGCAAGCCCTATCAAGCCATCCGCGTCAGGCCGCGGCGCTAG
- a CDS encoding carbohydrate ABC transporter permease, whose translation MSGVASPFRQAGAERVDPLLVALWIALIIVAMVWIAPFVFIIFTSLKSNATVMGTGAFAPPTSLAWENFTNAWRRGDFGTTVVNSTIITLIKVPLGLMISAMAAYSLSRIQIWGHKVVFLAIVFGTMIPFQVMLAPIFKQVNSFGLINTYVGIILPYLAFGVPYQVFILHSFFRDVPKELSEAALIDGASHFTVFRRIFLPVSLPVLAALLILDFVATWNEFAMALVILQDPDRWTLPLGLMSFQSQFARDYGQLNAAIVMTVLPAAIVYLIFQRYFVSGLTSGAVKE comes from the coding sequence ATGAGTGGCGTCGCCAGCCCCTTTCGACAGGCCGGCGCGGAGCGGGTGGATCCGCTGCTGGTGGCATTGTGGATCGCGCTGATCATCGTCGCCATGGTCTGGATCGCTCCATTCGTCTTCATCATCTTCACGTCGCTGAAATCGAACGCCACGGTAATGGGGACCGGCGCATTCGCGCCGCCCACCAGCCTCGCCTGGGAGAATTTTACCAATGCCTGGCGGCGCGGCGATTTCGGCACGACGGTTGTCAACAGCACCATCATCACCCTCATCAAGGTGCCGCTCGGGCTGATGATATCGGCCATGGCCGCCTATTCGCTGAGCCGCATCCAGATCTGGGGACACAAAGTGGTCTTCCTCGCCATCGTGTTTGGCACGATGATCCCGTTCCAGGTGATGCTGGCGCCGATCTTCAAACAGGTGAACAGCTTCGGGCTGATCAACACCTATGTCGGCATCATCTTGCCCTATCTCGCCTTCGGCGTCCCCTACCAGGTCTTCATCCTGCACAGTTTCTTCAGGGACGTGCCGAAGGAACTGAGCGAGGCGGCGCTTATCGACGGTGCGTCGCATTTCACCGTGTTCAGGCGCATCTTCCTGCCGGTGTCGCTGCCGGTGCTTGCGGCGCTGCTGATCCTCGACTTCGTCGCCACCTGGAACGAGTTCGCCATGGCGCTGGTCATCCTGCAGGATCCGGACCGCTGGACGTTGCCGCTCGGCCTGATGTCGTTCCAGAGCCAGTTCGCCCGCGACTACGGCCAACTCAACGCGGCGATCGTCATGACGGTGCTGCCGGCGGCGATCGTCTACCTCATCTTCCAGCGCTACTTCGTCTCGGGGCTGACGTCGGGCGCGGTCAAGGAATAG
- a CDS encoding carbohydrate ABC transporter permease produces MAVNISAADRHARMPARSGQLRRKLQDPTLQGLMLLAPAVLAYAVFAFYPMIDVIQLSFMKWNGLNADKHWVGLDNYRYVLADDPVFWVAFKNTLIWTFLSVIFPPLIGFGLALGLNQNIPGRSPLRALFYMPVIIAPIAVATMWRWMFDPFFGLFNSLLSAAGWPNLIQDWLGDRNIALYSVFIGYVWEVAGFSMVLFLAGLQGVSQTLIEAARIDGAGRFQLFRYVTLPALRPTITIVLILSLINSLKAFDIVYGMTGGGPAQSTQMLAMWAYTQAMQLGDFGRGSAISVVLLLITVAIVIPYLRWTLKRQEAYQ; encoded by the coding sequence ATGGCCGTGAACATTTCCGCCGCCGATCGCCATGCGCGAATGCCTGCCCGGTCAGGCCAGCTTCGCCGGAAACTGCAGGATCCGACCTTGCAGGGACTGATGCTGTTGGCGCCCGCGGTGCTGGCCTACGCAGTCTTTGCCTTCTATCCGATGATCGACGTCATCCAGCTCAGCTTCATGAAATGGAATGGACTGAACGCCGACAAGCATTGGGTGGGGCTCGACAACTACCGCTACGTGCTCGCCGACGATCCGGTGTTCTGGGTCGCCTTCAAGAACACGCTGATCTGGACTTTCCTGTCGGTAATCTTCCCGCCGCTGATCGGCTTTGGGTTGGCGCTCGGCCTGAACCAGAACATCCCTGGCCGATCGCCGCTGCGCGCCCTGTTCTACATGCCCGTGATCATCGCACCGATCGCGGTGGCAACCATGTGGCGCTGGATGTTCGACCCCTTCTTCGGGTTGTTCAACAGTTTGCTCTCCGCAGCCGGATGGCCCAACCTGATCCAGGATTGGCTGGGCGACCGCAATATCGCGCTCTATTCGGTCTTCATCGGCTATGTCTGGGAGGTCGCGGGCTTCTCGATGGTGTTGTTCCTGGCCGGGCTGCAAGGCGTCTCGCAGACGCTGATCGAAGCCGCCCGCATCGATGGCGCAGGACGCTTCCAGCTGTTCCGCTATGTGACGCTTCCAGCGCTGAGGCCCACTATCACCATCGTCCTGATCCTGTCGCTGATCAACTCGCTGAAAGCCTTCGACATCGTCTACGGCATGACCGGCGGCGGCCCGGCACAATCGACGCAGATGCTCGCTATGTGGGCCTATACGCAGGCCATGCAACTCGGTGACTTCGGTCGTGGCAGCGCCATCTCCGTCGTGCTCTTGCTCATCACCGTTGCCATCGTCATCCCCTATCTGCGCTGGACGCTGAAGCGGCAGGAGGCGTATCAATGA
- a CDS encoding ABC transporter substrate-binding protein, with the protein MQTSRKLRRVALLGAIAMVVAGEASAQEVKVWTLTFANDSANKAWADIVKEFEAANPGVTIKVEGRGTDEHKSALRVASGSDQGPDIYFMWGGLGLGGEFVKAGLSLPLDKYYSEYKWDDELLSPALSFSKQYEGGRHGVPYTFHGEALYYNKALFEKAGITTAPATYDELVADAEKLKAAGIPAITFGGTVNWHVMRLMDMILETKCGVDKHDRLMSMQVSWADEACATASFEEFHKWTSNYTLKPFMGIDQAQSFNLFLGGRAAMMLEGDWLVGQLKGENRTADFGLFPFPTGTDRLYGFAEYNYISTKSKVPDIAAKFLNYLESTDVQQKHLGDFGSISVNKNVKYTSTEPLDQKWIEIFGKFPATFVNGDQAFPLDVTTEYFRVINEVASDNLDPKAAAAELQKFIGNRS; encoded by the coding sequence ATGCAAACGTCAAGGAAACTTCGGCGCGTAGCGCTTTTGGGTGCCATCGCCATGGTGGTCGCGGGTGAAGCGTCGGCGCAAGAAGTCAAGGTTTGGACCCTGACCTTCGCCAATGATTCCGCCAACAAGGCATGGGCTGACATCGTCAAGGAATTCGAGGCTGCCAATCCTGGTGTCACCATCAAGGTGGAAGGCCGCGGCACCGATGAACACAAGTCGGCGCTACGGGTCGCCTCAGGTTCCGACCAGGGACCGGACATCTATTTCATGTGGGGCGGTCTTGGCCTTGGCGGCGAATTCGTCAAGGCGGGGCTCAGCCTGCCGCTCGACAAATACTACTCGGAATACAAATGGGACGACGAACTGCTCTCGCCGGCGCTTTCCTTCTCCAAGCAGTATGAGGGTGGCAGGCACGGCGTGCCCTACACATTCCACGGCGAGGCGCTTTATTACAACAAGGCGCTGTTCGAGAAGGCCGGTATTACCACGGCCCCCGCGACCTATGATGAACTTGTCGCGGACGCCGAGAAGCTGAAAGCCGCCGGCATCCCGGCGATCACATTTGGCGGGACCGTCAACTGGCACGTCATGCGTCTCATGGACATGATCCTGGAAACCAAATGCGGCGTCGACAAGCATGACCGTCTGATGAGCATGCAGGTGAGTTGGGCCGACGAGGCCTGCGCCACGGCCTCATTCGAGGAATTCCACAAATGGACATCGAATTACACGCTGAAGCCGTTCATGGGGATCGATCAGGCGCAGTCGTTCAATCTCTTCCTCGGCGGTCGAGCCGCCATGATGCTTGAAGGCGACTGGCTGGTGGGGCAGCTCAAGGGCGAAAACCGCACCGCGGATTTTGGCCTGTTCCCGTTCCCGACCGGTACTGACCGCCTCTACGGCTTCGCCGAGTACAACTACATTTCGACCAAGAGCAAAGTTCCCGACATCGCCGCCAAATTCCTGAACTATCTTGAATCCACCGACGTGCAGCAAAAGCACCTAGGCGATTTCGGTTCGATCTCGGTCAACAAGAACGTCAAATACACGAGCACAGAACCGCTCGACCAGAAATGGATCGAGATCTTTGGCAAGTTCCCCGCGACGTTCGTCAATGGCGACCAGGCTTTTCCGCTCGACGTCACCACCGAATACTTCCGGGTGATCAACGAGGTAGCAAGCGACAATCTCGATCCCAAGGCGGCAGCCGCCGAGTTGCAGAAATTCATCGGCAATCGCAGCTGA
- a CDS encoding ROK family protein, which translates to MTLNPTAGTCVGIHLGLQQIRLIVADVSHSVIAEQTIPMALDYQPQQAAQMAKSAIAQSYEENGLPMAGLLGVGISVSGPVSRDGVVLRASIVPTWAGVNIRDVFGPVLERPIFADNESNCSAIAELMWGAAIGQDDFVLFKIDLGVGGAIVQHGQLVTGIAGGAGEFGHISIDPGGDLCRCGNRGCLELYASFARPLEQISRVVRRQVTMDDVIMMAKEGDVRALRMIEDTAEIAGRGLGLIGSVLNPPLIIIGGQMALAGDILLTPLIASYERHTLIKSRDVAPALRTRIIVGKHTENDALLGAVGLVLRHQTKELSLG; encoded by the coding sequence GTGACGCTCAATCCGACAGCGGGCACCTGCGTCGGAATTCATCTGGGGCTTCAGCAGATAAGGCTGATCGTCGCCGATGTCTCACATTCCGTCATTGCCGAACAAACTATCCCCATGGCACTGGACTACCAACCGCAGCAGGCGGCCCAGATGGCCAAATCGGCAATTGCCCAATCTTACGAAGAAAATGGTCTGCCGATGGCGGGACTCCTGGGGGTTGGGATTTCCGTCTCTGGTCCTGTCAGTCGCGATGGAGTGGTCCTGCGCGCGAGCATCGTTCCAACATGGGCTGGCGTCAACATACGAGATGTGTTTGGACCCGTCCTGGAGCGGCCGATCTTCGCCGACAACGAGAGCAACTGCTCGGCCATTGCCGAGCTGATGTGGGGTGCGGCCATCGGCCAAGACGATTTCGTGCTGTTCAAGATCGATCTGGGGGTTGGTGGCGCCATTGTCCAGCATGGCCAGCTGGTGACGGGCATTGCCGGCGGTGCCGGCGAATTCGGGCACATCAGCATCGATCCCGGCGGCGATCTTTGTCGGTGCGGCAATCGCGGATGCCTGGAGCTCTATGCGAGTTTTGCCCGGCCACTGGAACAGATTTCGCGTGTTGTGCGGCGGCAGGTCACCATGGACGATGTCATTATGATGGCCAAGGAGGGCGACGTCAGGGCGTTGCGGATGATCGAGGATACCGCCGAGATTGCCGGCCGGGGTCTCGGCTTGATCGGCTCGGTGCTCAACCCGCCGCTCATCATCATCGGGGGCCAGATGGCGTTGGCGGGTGACATTCTGTTGACGCCGCTGATCGCGTCCTATGAACGCCACACGCTCATCAAGTCCCGCGATGTCGCTCCGGCCCTGCGCACGCGGATAATCGTTGGCAAGCACACCGAGAACGATGCGTTGCTGGGCGCGGTCGGCCTCGTACTGAGACACCAGACGAAGGAACTCTCGCTCGGCTGA
- a CDS encoding ABC transporter substrate-binding protein gives MTALAAAVACTFAAGAAFAEPKTNLLHQWATGSDAQAIAKLGEMFTAKGGKWEQTSIAGHTANTLAKLRADVIAGNAPPAVQLKGPEIAEWNKTGMTADLDELAASEGWEKVVAPELLPVMKPTGKWVAAPMNIHRINWLWASPKVMQAAGVTEMPKTWAEFNAACDKIVASGKICISHSTADWTDSTVFEVVLYGQDIDLYRKAFVEGDVESMRSPGMVKAFQQMRLMTTKYMDPGMVGRDWDSMSALVGKGDAAFHIMGDWTIGLLTAAGFKEGTDYVCAQAPTDWGKPGFILNSDSVVFFKQKDQDYIDGQKLLASLILSPDFQTVFNQAKGSIPARLDIDLSKGFNPCQQLSQKDLQASIKDGTLVRSMAHNMTIPQKMRGAIMDSITEFVATPDMSPEDGANAMADAAEAQK, from the coding sequence ATGACCGCCCTCGCGGCCGCCGTTGCGTGCACCTTTGCCGCCGGGGCAGCCTTCGCCGAGCCCAAGACGAACCTGCTGCATCAATGGGCGACTGGATCGGACGCGCAGGCGATCGCCAAGCTCGGCGAGATGTTCACCGCCAAGGGCGGCAAATGGGAACAGACCTCGATCGCCGGTCACACGGCCAATACGCTGGCCAAGCTGCGTGCCGACGTGATCGCCGGCAATGCCCCGCCCGCCGTGCAGCTGAAAGGTCCGGAAATCGCCGAGTGGAACAAGACCGGCATGACCGCTGATCTCGACGAACTGGCGGCTTCGGAAGGATGGGAAAAAGTGGTCGCGCCGGAATTGCTTCCGGTGATGAAGCCGACCGGCAAATGGGTCGCCGCCCCCATGAACATCCACCGCATCAACTGGCTGTGGGCCTCGCCGAAGGTCATGCAGGCCGCCGGCGTGACGGAAATGCCCAAGACCTGGGCCGAGTTCAATGCGGCCTGCGACAAGATCGTCGCGTCCGGCAAGATCTGCATCTCGCATTCGACCGCCGACTGGACGGATTCGACGGTGTTCGAGGTCGTGCTCTACGGCCAGGATATCGATCTCTACCGCAAGGCCTTCGTCGAGGGCGATGTCGAATCCATGCGCAGCCCGGGGATGGTCAAGGCCTTCCAGCAGATGCGCCTGATGACGACCAAGTACATGGATCCGGGCATGGTTGGCCGCGACTGGGATTCGATGTCGGCGCTCGTGGGCAAGGGCGACGCGGCTTTCCACATCATGGGCGACTGGACGATCGGCCTGCTGACCGCCGCCGGCTTTAAGGAAGGCACCGACTATGTCTGCGCCCAGGCGCCGACCGATTGGGGCAAACCCGGCTTCATCCTCAACTCGGACTCGGTCGTGTTCTTCAAGCAAAAGGACCAGGATTACATCGACGGCCAGAAGCTGCTTGCCAGCCTGATCCTGTCGCCCGACTTCCAGACGGTCTTCAACCAGGCCAAGGGCTCGATTCCCGCACGCCTGGATATCGATCTGTCGAAGGGCTTCAATCCGTGCCAGCAGCTCTCGCAGAAGGATCTCCAGGCTTCGATCAAGGACGGCACGCTGGTCCGCTCGATGGCGCACAACATGACCATCCCGCAGAAGATGCGCGGCGCGATCATGGACTCCATTACCGAGTTCGTAGCGACGCCCGACATGTCACCGGAGGACGGCGCCAATGCGATGGCCGACGCGGCCGAAGCACAGAAGTAG